In the genome of Streptomyces sp. SAI-127, the window ACCGGCGACCCACCATGGAGCACTGCGACGCCATCCAGCGGTTCTTCCGGGTGCACGCCGGGTTCCTGACGGCCGAGGACCCCGAGGCGCTCGCGGGTGCGCTCCAGCACACCGAGCAGGAGCTCCTGCACAAGCTCGCCGACCGGGAGCGGGAGGCCGCCGCGGCCGCCCACGACCCGCTGGAGCGGCTGCTCCAGGACCACGGCGTCCGCGGGATCGCCTGGCGGGCCGCGCAGCTGCCCACCGACCAGCACCGTGACAAGGTCGCCGAGTGGCTGGACATGCTCTTGGAGAGCGTCAAGCGGCCCGAGTCCTGATCCGGGAGACAACTGTGGGCATCGGTAAGCACATGCGCCGCCTGAGCGGCGAGTTGGTGGCGGAGCTGGAACTCGACGCCCCGGCACGGCCCGAGGACCTCTACGGCGCCCTGTGCGACGCGATGAGCAGACGCCGGGGCCGCCCGGTCCACTTCCGTACGGCGCCCTTCCCGCCCGGCACGGCCAGCGGGCTGTGGCTCGACATGGCCGACCAGGATCTCGTGGTGATCGAGGAACGCACCGCCCCCGACCACCAGTTGGTCATCCTCGGCCACGAGCTGTGGCACATGAACGCCGGCCACTGCTCCCACCACGTCGAGGGCGCGGCGGTCGCCGCCCGCCTCCTCAGCGACGACGCCGATCTCCAGGCCACGGTCCGCAAGGTGGCCGCCCGTAGCCGCTTCGAGCTCGACGACGAGCGGGAGGCGGAGAGCTTCGGCCTGCTGCTGGCCAGCAAGTGCCGGACGTGGCTGGCCGGTTCGTCCCTGCGGGGGCCGGTGCAGCGGGACCGTCTGGCGGGCCGGATCGAGGCCTCGCTGGGGTATCTGGGGCCACAGGGCTGACCTGCCCCGACGTCACGTCACGTCGCGCTGCGTTCGCTCGCCTCTCTCAGGTCACGCTCCACGCCACGTGTCCGCGAGGTGCCGGGGCCGCCCTCCCGGAGCAGCTGCCTCCAGTGGTCACGGCTCCAGTCCGCCGGAGCCGTGGTCGCCGTGAACTCCTCGACCAGCGAGACGAACCGCGTGGGATCGCTGTGGAACGGGAAGTGACCGGCGCCCTCGAAGATCTCCAGGCGGCTGCCCGGCATCGCCTCGTGCGCCCCGAAGGCGTGCCGGACGGGTACCACGCTGTCCCGGTCGCCCCACAGGAGCATGGTCGGCATGCCCTCGGTGAGGTAGCAGCGGTCGAGCATGGTGACGACCTGGCCCCGCCAGTCGACGACCGCGCGCAGGGTGCGGATGAAGGCGTTGCGGGAGGTCTCGTCCGGGAGCGCGTCGACGAGGTTGAGCAGATCCGGGGCGTCCTGGCCGAGGTCGGTGTCCAGGAGCTTCATCAGGCGGACGGCGAGACCGACTTGGAGGCGCATGCCGGGCAGCCGCAGCGAGGACAGCACGAGGTGGGCGCCGGGCAGGGAGACCAGCCGCAGCACGGGGTTGACCTCGCGGCCCACACCGCCGGCGCTGACCAGGATGAGCCGCTCGGTGCGCTCGGGGAACTGGTAGGCGAACTGCATGGCCACTCCCCCGCCCAGGGAGTGCCCGACCAGGGTGGCCGACTCGATGCCCAGGGTGGTGAGCAGATCACGGACGCCGTTGGCGTACGCGGCCACCGAGTAGTCGGCCCGCGGCTTGTCGGAGTCGCCGTGACCGAGCAGGTCGGGGGCGATCACGGTGTGGGTGCGGGCGAGGTCGGGAATCAGCTCGGCCCAGGTCGCCGAGGAGTCGCCGATGCCGTGGATGAGGACGAGCGGCGGGCCCTCGCCCGCCATGCGGAAGGCACGGCGGTAACCGTGCACCACGCGGTACCGCAACTCCAGTTCTGCGTCGCCCACCGAGCGCAGCCGGACGGCGCGCACCGGGCGCCGGCGCGGGTCGTCGACCATGTGCTCGCCTCCCGTTCTCCTGGCCGCGGATCAAGACGGCCGAAAGCCCTTCCTCCCAGCGTAGGACTGCTTTCCCCCCAGTGATTTCGGTGAGGTTTCGCCTCCGCTAAGCGGGCGAACGAACGGGCGCGGAAGCCAGATTGTCAGTGGTGGACGGCAAGCTGGAGATGCACGCCCGTACGGGCTGCGACCGACGCGCCCCGTCCGGGGGTGCGACCGACGCCGACTTGGGGAGAGCCGCCGATGCCCACCGCCGTACTGACCGACCGTGAGCGCACCGCCGTCCAGGCCTATCTGCGGCTGCTGCACACGGTCCGAGCCGCCTTCGACACCGCGGCCGGCCCGCCCGACACCGCCCGACCACCGGTCGTCCCGCCGGCGGTCCTCGCCGAGGCCGAACAGGCGCTGGCAGACGCGGGCCTCGCGGGCAACGAGGAGGCGTTCTTCCGGCTGCTGCAGAGCTGGTGTCCGCCGGAGCCGTAGAGACGAGACGTACGACCCGCGCCGTGCGCTCAGGCGTGCGGCACGGTCACCGATGTCGCGACCAGGCCGCCCCGGACCGTCCAGCGGCCCTCGAAGACGCCCCGGCGCTCGCCGCCCACCAGCGGGCCGGGGACGAGGAGTTCGGCGCGCAGAGTGCCGCCTGAGGGCTTTGCGGGGTCGACGAGGATCTCTATGTCGGCCTCGGTGAAGTCCAGCCACTTGCCGGTGAGCGGGAACCACGCCTTGTAGACGGACTCCTTGGCGCTGAACAGCAGCCGGTCCCAGTGGACCGCGGGGTACGTCCCGGCGAGTTCCCGCAGCCTGACCCGCTCGCCGGGCAGGGAGACACTCTCCAGCACGCCCTCCGGGAGCGGCCCGTGGGGTTCGGCGTCGATGCCGAGGGAGGCCAGGTCGGCAGCTCGGACCAGGGCGGCGGCGCAGTAGCCGTCGCAGTGGGTCATGCTGCCGGTGAGGCCGGCCGGCCACCGCGGGGCGCCGCGCTCCCCGGGCAGAACCGGCTGCGGCGGCACCCCGAGCTTCTCCATGGCCCGGCGGGCGCAGGCCCGCACGACGGTGAACTCACGGCGGCGTTTGGGGACCGCGAGGGCGACCAGCGCGGCTTCCTCCGGGTACAGCGTGGTGTTCTCCGGCTCGTCGTGACCGTGGACCTCGACGGCCACCACCGAGTCCGGCAGGAGTTCCTCGATCACCGTGCGCCGACCTCCCCGGGCACGATCCGGCGCAGCCGTCCGGGCGGCTCCGGCCGCTTGCGCCACTCCCGCGGATAGCCCACCGACACCTCCTCGAAGCGGACGCCCTCGTGCCAGGTGGTCCGCGGGATGTGCAGATGGCCGTAGACCATGGTCTCGACGCGGAACCTGCGGTGCCAGTCGGCGGTCAGCGTGGTGCCGCACCACATCGCGAACTCGGGGTACCACAGGACGTCCGTCGGGTGCCGGTCCAGCGGGTAGTGGTTGATCAGGACCGTGGGCAGGTCGTCGGGGAGCGCGGCGAGTCTGCGCTCGGTCCCGGCGACCCGGGCCCGGCACCAGGCCTCGCGGGTCGGGTGGGGATCGGGGTGCAGCAGGAACTCGTCGTTGCAGACGACGCCGGTGCCGTGCGCGTACTCCAGGCCCTGCTCCTTGGTGGTGCAGCCGGCCGGCAGGAAGGAGTAGTCGTACAGCAGGAACAGCGGGGCCACGGCGACGGGACCGCCGGGGCCGTCCCAGACGGGATAGGGGTCCTCGGGGGTGAGGACGCCGAGGTCACGGCACATCTGGACGAGGTGCTCGTAGCGGGCGACCCCGCGCAGGGTGACGGTGTCCTTGGGATGGGTCCACAGTTCGTGGTTGCCGGGGGCCCAGACGACCTGGCGGAAGCGGCCGGCGAGGGTCTCGAGGGCCCAGCGGACGTCGGCGACGGTCTCGGCGACGTCACCGGCCACCAGGAGCCAGTCGTCGTCGGTGCCGGGGCGCATCCGCTCGACGAGGGCGCGGTTCTCGGGATAGCCGATGTGAAGGTCACTTACGGCCAGCAGCTGGGCCGCACCACCGGCCGTAGACGTCACCTCTCGCCCCCTCCGTGCACCCGGGTGGGACCACGAGAACACATTTGTTTTCCTGGTACAAGAGTGGCCCGGGGCGGCGGGGCTTCATGATCGGGAATTCCGTAACACGGGTGTTGCACGCGTGCCCCCTGGAAAGCCGTATGATCGCCCCACCACCACCGCATTGAAACTTCCCCTTCGCAAGGGGCTGTTTGGTGACCCTCCAACCACCCTGCCCGGGCACGGGCCTGCTTCGCCCTGCCCGCAAACCCGAAAGGCGGCCTGCATGCTCTCTCGCGTACGCGTCTGGCTCAACCGCACGTACGCGGAGAACGTGTTCTTCATGGATCAGTTGCGGCGAAATCCCAGCGCCAGAGCCGTCGAGATCCATGCGACGCACGGTGACGCCGACTCGCCCGTGCTGGCCGCCGCGGACACCGCCGAGCTGGAGCCGGAGGGGCTGTCCCCGGCCGGCTACGTCGAGTTCGCCCTCGACCAGTGCCAGCGGCGTGGCATCGACGTGTTCGTGCCGCGGCTGCACCAGGCGGCGATCGTCGCCCACCGCGCCGACTTCGCCGCGATCGGTACGGCGCTGCTCGCTCCCCCGCCGGAGGCCGTCGCCGTCTTCCACGACAAGGTCGTCGCCTACGAGGCGGTCCAGGCGGTCGGTGTTCCGGTGCCGCCGTGGTGGCGGGTGCGGACCGCGGACGAGCTGGTCGCGGCCGTGGAGGAACTGGAGGCCGGCGGTCACAAGGCCTGCTTCAAGCCCGCGTCCGGTGCGGGCGGGGTGGGCTTCCGGGTCATCACGCGCGCGCCCTTCTCGCTGGCGCAGCTCAACGGGTTTCCCAGCCCGTACGTGTCGCTCGACACGGTCGTCGAGGCGCTCGATCAGGCCGACGAACAGGTGGACTGGCTGGTCATGCCGCGTCTCGAGCAGCCGGAGGTGTCGGTGGACACGCTCACCGGGCCGGACAATCGGGTGCGGCTGGCGATCGGACGCACGAAGAACGGACGGCGGCGCGGGTTCACCCAGCACGAGCAGTGGCTGGAACCGGCACGGCTGATCGCCGAGGGGTTCGGGCTGCACTATCTCTCCAACATCCAGTTCCGGATGTTCGGTGACCGGCCCGTGCTCATGGACGTCAACACGCGGCCTGCGGGCGGGCTGCACCAGCTGTCCCTGTGCGGGGTCAACGTGCCTTGGGCCGCTGTGCAGTTGGCGCTCGGTGAGGACACCGGGGTGATCGAGCCGCCGTTCCTGGGGCAGGACTACACGGTGGTGTCGGGGCTCAGGCAGTTGCGGCCGGTGTCGGTGCCTCATCAGCGGGTCGAGGAGGTCGGGCCGTTGTTGCCTTCCGTTCACGCACCTGCACCTTCGGTGGAAACGGCTCAGGCCCTGCCGCTTTAGGTTGCCTGCCGGGCGCGGGTTGTCCTGATACAGCCCGCGCCCCTGGGCAGGTCCAACTTCCGTCAGTTGTCTTGACAGGTCGATTGGTCCATACCAACTTGGTTGCGCACCCCCCTGCACCTCTCTGCACTCCCGAACACCCCCATATCTTCAGGGAGATCGCGTGCGCAACCCACTCAGACGTTCCAGACTCCTCGCTCTCCTCGGCTCCGCCGCACTGGCTTTCGTCGGTGCCGTCGCTCTGCCCGGCACGGCCCAGGCGGCCAACGTCCTGACCAACCCCGGCTTCGAATCCGGGAACCTCTCCCCCTGGACCTGCACCGGCAACCTCGGGTCGGTCGTCTCCTCCCCCGTGCACGGAGGCTCCAAGTCCCTTCAGGGCGCGGTGAGTTCGAGCGACAACGCGCAGTGCAACCAGACCGTCGCCGTCCAGCCGAACACGACGTACAGCCTCAGCGGCTGGGTGCGCGGCTCCTACGTCTACCTCGGCGTGAACGGCGGTTCCTCCACCTGGACCTCGTCCCCCTCGGCGTACAGCCAACTCACCACGAGCTTCACCACCGGCGCCTCCCAGACCAGTGCCACGGTCTACGTCCACGGCTGGTACGCCCAGGGCACCTACTACGCCGACGACATCAGCCTCGACGGCCCCGGCGGGGGCGGTGGTTCGGACGCGCAGGCGCCGAGCGCGCCCGGGAGTCTGCGGTCCACCGGGAAGACCTCCTCCAGCGTGTCCCTCGCGTGGAACGCCTCCTCGGACAACGTCGGGGTGACGGCGTACGACGTCTACAGCGGGTCGAACCAGGTGCTGAGCGTGTCCGGCACCAGTACGACCGTGAGCGGCCTCGCCGCCAGTACCTCCTA includes:
- a CDS encoding alpha/beta hydrolase, which codes for MVDDPRRRPVRAVRLRSVGDAELELRYRVVHGYRRAFRMAGEGPPLVLIHGIGDSSATWAELIPDLARTHTVIAPDLLGHGDSDKPRADYSVAAYANGVRDLLTTLGIESATLVGHSLGGGVAMQFAYQFPERTERLILVSAGGVGREVNPVLRLVSLPGAHLVLSSLRLPGMRLQVGLAVRLMKLLDTDLGQDAPDLLNLVDALPDETSRNAFIRTLRAVVDWRGQVVTMLDRCYLTEGMPTMLLWGDRDSVVPVRHAFGAHEAMPGSRLEIFEGAGHFPFHSDPTRFVSLVEEFTATTAPADWSRDHWRQLLREGGPGTSRTRGVERDLREASERSAT
- a CDS encoding metallophosphoesterase, producing the protein MTSTAGGAAQLLAVSDLHIGYPENRALVERMRPGTDDDWLLVAGDVAETVADVRWALETLAGRFRQVVWAPGNHELWTHPKDTVTLRGVARYEHLVQMCRDLGVLTPEDPYPVWDGPGGPVAVAPLFLLYDYSFLPAGCTTKEQGLEYAHGTGVVCNDEFLLHPDPHPTREAWCRARVAGTERRLAALPDDLPTVLINHYPLDRHPTDVLWYPEFAMWCGTTLTADWHRRFRVETMVYGHLHIPRTTWHEGVRFEEVSVGYPREWRKRPEPPGRLRRIVPGEVGAR
- a CDS encoding 4'-phosphopantetheinyl transferase superfamily protein; amino-acid sequence: MIEELLPDSVVAVEVHGHDEPENTTLYPEEAALVALAVPKRRREFTVVRACARRAMEKLGVPPQPVLPGERGAPRWPAGLTGSMTHCDGYCAAALVRAADLASLGIDAEPHGPLPEGVLESVSLPGERVRLRELAGTYPAVHWDRLLFSAKESVYKAWFPLTGKWLDFTEADIEILVDPAKPSGGTLRAELLVPGPLVGGERRGVFEGRWTVRGGLVATSVTVPHA
- a CDS encoding ATP-grasp domain-containing protein; its protein translation is MLSRVRVWLNRTYAENVFFMDQLRRNPSARAVEIHATHGDADSPVLAAADTAELEPEGLSPAGYVEFALDQCQRRGIDVFVPRLHQAAIVAHRADFAAIGTALLAPPPEAVAVFHDKVVAYEAVQAVGVPVPPWWRVRTADELVAAVEELEAGGHKACFKPASGAGGVGFRVITRAPFSLAQLNGFPSPYVSLDTVVEALDQADEQVDWLVMPRLEQPEVSVDTLTGPDNRVRLAIGRTKNGRRRGFTQHEQWLEPARLIAEGFGLHYLSNIQFRMFGDRPVLMDVNTRPAGGLHQLSLCGVNVPWAAVQLALGEDTGVIEPPFLGQDYTVVSGLRQLRPVSVPHQRVEEVGPLLPSVHAPAPSVETAQALPL